One part of the Sphingopyxis sp. TUF1 genome encodes these proteins:
- a CDS encoding peptidylprolyl isomerase: protein MIHRLLAAAAAFAFVHPIAAQEAPPAQPSPSEIVDAAPAADWVAIAPSDLLVMDLAPYAAGKARRVIIQLMPAPFSQGWIANIRKLAAARWWDGTSINRVQDNYVVQWGDATEKKALPDGLVTVPESAYLSERQRETTTWLASANGTYAPHHGVLAGWPVAWNADAVWPVHCYGMVGVGRNLSPDTGSGAELYTVIGHAPRHLDRNIALVGRVVEGIEHLSSLPRGTDALGFYEEDSQRVPIVSIRIATDLPAAEQPRFEYLSAQSGSFAKYADARANRRDPFFIRPAGGADICNIPVPVRPIGAK from the coding sequence ATGATCCATCGCCTGCTCGCCGCCGCAGCGGCCTTCGCCTTCGTCCATCCCATCGCTGCCCAGGAAGCCCCGCCTGCGCAACCATCGCCTAGCGAAATCGTAGATGCGGCGCCCGCGGCGGACTGGGTAGCGATCGCGCCGTCGGATCTGCTCGTGATGGACTTGGCGCCGTATGCAGCCGGCAAGGCGCGCCGCGTCATCATCCAGCTGATGCCCGCACCCTTCAGTCAGGGATGGATCGCTAATATCCGCAAGCTCGCCGCGGCGCGCTGGTGGGACGGCACCAGCATCAACCGCGTGCAGGACAATTATGTCGTCCAATGGGGCGATGCGACCGAAAAGAAGGCTTTGCCGGACGGTTTGGTGACGGTGCCCGAGAGCGCGTATCTTTCGGAGCGTCAGCGCGAAACAACGACCTGGTTGGCGTCCGCCAATGGCACATATGCTCCACATCATGGCGTTCTGGCAGGTTGGCCGGTCGCTTGGAACGCCGACGCGGTGTGGCCTGTCCATTGCTACGGCATGGTTGGCGTCGGCCGCAACCTTTCCCCCGACACGGGAAGCGGGGCTGAGCTTTACACGGTGATCGGCCATGCGCCGCGGCATCTCGATCGTAACATCGCGCTTGTCGGCCGCGTCGTTGAAGGGATCGAGCATCTGTCGAGCCTGCCGCGCGGGACGGACGCGCTCGGCTTCTATGAGGAGGATTCGCAGCGGGTGCCGATCGTGTCGATTCGCATCGCGACCGATCTGCCCGCCGCCGAACAGCCGCGGTTCGAATATCTGTCGGCGCAGAGCGGCAGCTTTGCGAAATATGCCGATGCACGCGCTAACCGCCGCGATCCCTTTTTTATCCGCCCC